A single Asterias rubens chromosome 13, eAstRub1.3, whole genome shotgun sequence DNA region contains:
- the LOC117298711 gene encoding L-cysteine desulfhydrase-like, giving the protein MTRGLGVLDNSGDNTNHGYWGAPAAAPAAAPAAAPAAAPAAAPAAAPAAAPAAAPAAAAAPAAAPAAAPAPCCVYSSFSLALETVVIEIPIPINSEDDIIKLYSEVLNDDKDIKLAIVDHITSASAILMPVKRIAELCHMNGVMVLVDGAHVPGQIPLHMEDLGVDFYCGRLLCRIVHFPDRTTSDKDEIYTSGTPRGCAFLWVQPDYKDVISPVTTSHYQNEPTLMKRFCFVGTRDCLPYYLAETSIKFYNDLGGMEEIVAYNSTLASWAADMISKALNTEKLQIPVGMRAPCMALVAIPETSLYTASAETCSRLMSDLYKQSQVFVAFSYFKQRLWCRISSQVYNCKEDYIRLRDALLEVLQL; this is encoded by the exons atgaccagggggcttgGAG TTTTAGACAACTCTGGTGACAACACAAATCATGGGTACTGGGGCGCACCAGCGGCAGCGCCAGCGGCAGCGCCAGCGGCAGCGCCAGCGGCAGCGCCAGCGGCAGCGCCAGCGGCAGCGCCAGCGGCAGCGCCAGCGGCAGCGCCAGCGGCAGCGGCAGCGCCAGCGGCAGCGCCAGCGGCAGCGCCAGCACCATGTTGTGTATATTCATCATTTTCTTTAGCTTTAGAAACCGTCGTAATAGAGATTCCGATCCCTATTAACAGTGAGGATGACATCATCAAGTTGTACTCCGAGGTCTTAAATGACGATAAAGATATCAAACTTGCAATCGTCGACCACATCACCAGTGCTAGTGCAATCTTAATGCCAGTTAAGCGTATTGCAGAACTGTGTCATATGAATGGAGTTATGGTGCTTGTAGATGGTGCACATGTACCGGGACAAATACCTCTTCATATGGAAGATTTAGGCGTGGACTTCTATTGCGGTAGGTTATTATGCCGTATTGTGCATTTCCCTGATAGGACAACATCCGATAAAGAT GAAATCTACACAAGTGGTACTCCTCGAGGGTGTGCCTTCTTATGGGTCCAGCCAGATTACAAGGATGTTATTAGCCCAGTCACAACATCACATTATCAGAATGAACCAACCTTAATGAAACGATTCTGCTTCGTAGGCACACGGGATTGTTTGCCTTACTATTTGGCAGAAACATCAATCAAGTTCTACAATGACCTTGGTGGAATG GAGGAAATAGTTGCATACAACTCAACACTAGCGAGCTGGGCAGCAGACATGATTTCCAAAGCTTTGAATACTGAAAAGCTTCAAATACCCGTTGGAATGAGAGCTCCATGCATGGCGTTGGTTGCCATTCCAGAGACGAGTCTCTATACTGCATCTGCTGAGACTTGCTCCAGGTTAATGAGTGATTTATACAAGCAAAGCCAGGTGTTTGTAGCATTCTCTTATTTCAAACAAAGGCTTTGGTGCAGAATTTCAAGTCAAGTGTACAACTGTAAAGAAGATTACATTAGACTGAGGGATGCTCTACTGGAAGTTTTACAACTTTAA